A portion of the Paenibacillus sp. PvR098 genome contains these proteins:
- the lspA gene encoding signal peptidase II produces the protein MKYYIYALIVLLLDQVTKWFIVTEMTLGEIRPVIGEFFQITSHRNRGAAFGILQDQRWFFIVITIAVAVGVVWYLQKTLKEGKKLLPLALSLLLGGALGNFIDRALFGEVVDFLMFRFQFNWFGTPVDYTYPIFNVADMAIVIGVGLIFVDSFISWRQESKQQAQSNTEGGDL, from the coding sequence TTGAAATATTACATTTACGCGTTGATCGTACTGCTGCTGGATCAAGTAACCAAATGGTTCATCGTTACCGAAATGACGCTGGGAGAAATCCGTCCGGTAATCGGAGAATTTTTTCAGATTACGTCGCACCGGAACCGCGGCGCTGCCTTTGGCATATTGCAGGATCAGCGTTGGTTTTTTATCGTAATCACGATTGCCGTAGCGGTTGGTGTCGTTTGGTACTTGCAAAAGACTTTAAAGGAAGGCAAAAAGCTGCTGCCCTTGGCTTTAAGCTTATTGCTTGGCGGCGCACTGGGCAATTTTATAGATCGCGCTTTGTTCGGTGAAGTGGTCGATTTTTTAATGTTCCGTTTTCAATTTAACTGGTTCGGCACTCCTGTAGATTATACGTATCCCATTTTTAATGTGGCCGATATGGCCATTGTGATCGGCGTTGGTTTGATCTTCGTGGATTCGTTCATCAGCTGGCGTCAAGAAAGCAAACAGCAGGCACAAAGCAACACGGAAGGCGGAGATCTGTAA
- a CDS encoding helix-turn-helix domain-containing protein encodes MNHTRESSLHYLNTEELNVESLHSMELPESDDPMFGFVMKESVKVSLESETKRRAGKVLSGELFFIPPNCRCMIENNEGGASQVIIIRFRSERSTLSIIQPSVQKFRMSDEFRLYSFRMPQIRSWIQDFMSDCGHDEPVLYYQLQSHLYAMASAFILSIQKSGAVDDDLIDYVEQTKLYMLEQYYASMDIEEIARLSGLSPNRFYQSFRRHTGLSPHKFITTIRLNASLCLLSNTPSSVMDVAHSVGYSDELYFSRLFKKHMGMSPTEYAASARIRIANLSPVFQGDLSVLGITPKLTLRRGWSDYQEKYVHQIASCKPELILTSPIPEDLYRRLSQIAPVVMLHWKGMSWKERLLNISQTLGLSTVAERWLSYFDMKVENARFHIRRQLGNEPFLLVGTFEDQYRVFGMQHKKMRDLFYDDLQVTPPARAGEVSFLKVMTLSEVASLDCNNVLFLVPTTASEQFCVKLEEDWRRLKRNRQDKHCLFIRYDEPLLYNPSMHESLLDQTVNQLLLTASK; translated from the coding sequence ATGAACCATACTCGAGAGTCTTCTTTGCACTATTTGAACACGGAGGAGCTTAATGTAGAGAGCCTGCACAGCATGGAGCTTCCAGAGAGTGATGATCCTATGTTCGGATTCGTGATGAAAGAAAGCGTGAAGGTGAGCCTGGAATCGGAAACCAAACGACGGGCAGGTAAAGTATTGAGCGGAGAATTATTTTTCATACCTCCTAACTGCCGATGTATGATTGAAAATAATGAAGGCGGAGCTTCTCAAGTCATTATCATTCGATTTCGTAGTGAGCGGAGCACCTTATCCATAATACAGCCATCGGTACAAAAATTCAGGATGTCCGATGAATTTCGCCTATACAGCTTTCGGATGCCGCAAATACGCAGCTGGATTCAGGATTTCATGAGTGATTGCGGACATGATGAACCTGTGCTTTATTACCAACTGCAATCGCATTTGTATGCCATGGCTTCCGCGTTTATATTGTCTATACAAAAATCAGGGGCCGTGGATGACGATCTGATCGATTACGTCGAACAAACGAAGCTATATATGCTGGAGCAGTATTACGCATCAATGGATATCGAAGAGATCGCCCGTTTGTCAGGGTTAAGCCCAAATCGCTTTTATCAGTCTTTCAGAAGACATACCGGGCTTAGCCCGCATAAATTTATTACCACCATCAGGCTGAATGCTTCATTATGCTTGTTGTCTAATACCCCTTCATCTGTTATGGATGTGGCTCATTCGGTAGGATATTCGGATGAGTTATACTTTAGCAGGTTGTTCAAAAAGCATATGGGGATGTCTCCAACAGAATATGCGGCAAGCGCCAGAATCCGAATTGCCAATCTATCTCCTGTTTTTCAGGGCGATCTATCTGTTCTGGGAATTACCCCCAAGCTTACTTTGAGAAGAGGCTGGTCAGATTATCAGGAGAAATATGTGCATCAGATTGCGAGCTGCAAGCCGGAGCTTATTTTAACGTCGCCCATACCGGAAGACCTGTATCGGCGATTATCGCAGATCGCTCCAGTCGTCATGCTTCATTGGAAAGGGATGTCGTGGAAGGAGCGACTGCTGAATATCAGCCAAACTCTTGGGCTGTCGACCGTTGCCGAGCGTTGGTTATCTTATTTTGACATGAAGGTGGAGAACGCGCGATTTCACATTCGCCGGCAGCTGGGGAACGAACCTTTTTTATTGGTTGGCACATTCGAAGATCAGTACCGGGTGTTCGGGATGCAGCACAAAAAAATGAGAGATTTGTTCTATGATGACCTGCAGGTTACACCGCCGGCCCGAGCTGGTGAGGTAAGCTTCCTTAAGGTCATGACGCTCAGCGAGGTGGCCTCTTTGGACTGTAATAATGTACTGTTTCTGGTGCCTACTACGGCCTCAGAACAATTTTGTGTAAAGCTGGAGGAAGACTGGCGGAGATTAAAACGAAACCGACAGGATAAACATTGTCTTTTCATTCGTTATGATGAACCGCTGCTGTACAATCCATCCATGCATGAAAGCTTGCTTGATCAAACCGTCAATCAACTGCTGCTAACCGCGAGCAAATGA
- a CDS encoding aminotransferase A, translated as MEHLERLINPRVKDIQISGIRKISNLVATYKDAITLTIGQPDFPTPEHILRSAEQAIADHRTTYTPNPGILELRQAASRFVEQKYGLKYGAADEIIVTTGASQALDITLRTILDEGSEVILPGPIYPGYEPLVRLCGGVPVYVDTRANGFKLTAELLEPHLTEKTRCIILCYPSNPTGRILSEAELSEMAQLLAQRNIFVISDEIYSELIYDAPHQSIATLSGMRDKTIVINGLSKSHSMTGWRIGFTLAPAYLSQHMVKVHQYNVTCASSISQYAALEALTSGIDDARPMKEEYRKRRDYVYDRLIDMEFELDKPEGAFYLFPSIERFGLSSMEFTMKLLEEQRVAVVPGDAFSIYGEGYIRISYAYGMGVLEQAMERLEAFVKKQG; from the coding sequence ATGGAGCACTTAGAGCGCTTAATTAATCCGAGAGTCAAAGACATTCAAATATCCGGTATTCGCAAAATATCCAATCTCGTGGCGACCTATAAGGATGCGATTACGCTTACGATCGGACAACCCGATTTTCCGACGCCCGAGCATATATTACGGTCCGCTGAGCAGGCTATTGCTGACCACCGGACTACATATACGCCGAATCCGGGAATCCTTGAGCTAAGACAGGCGGCTAGTAGATTTGTGGAGCAAAAGTACGGTCTGAAGTACGGCGCAGCAGATGAAATCATTGTGACCACAGGCGCGAGTCAAGCGCTTGATATTACGCTTCGTACGATTCTGGACGAGGGAAGCGAGGTCATCCTGCCCGGGCCGATTTATCCGGGATACGAGCCTTTGGTTCGCCTTTGCGGCGGCGTTCCTGTGTATGTGGATACACGGGCTAATGGCTTCAAGCTGACTGCGGAGCTCCTTGAGCCGCATTTGACAGAAAAAACACGCTGCATCATTTTGTGTTATCCATCCAATCCGACGGGGCGCATACTATCTGAAGCAGAGCTGTCGGAAATGGCCCAGCTGCTTGCACAGAGAAATATTTTTGTCATATCTGATGAAATCTATAGTGAGCTGATTTACGACGCTCCACATCAGTCGATTGCCACATTATCGGGGATGCGGGACAAGACCATCGTAATTAATGGCTTGTCCAAATCCCATTCGATGACCGGCTGGCGTATCGGCTTTACGCTCGCCCCGGCTTATTTATCTCAACACATGGTCAAGGTACATCAATATAATGTCACCTGCGCCAGTTCAATCAGTCAGTATGCGGCACTTGAAGCGCTGACCTCAGGGATAGACGATGCCCGGCCGATGAAAGAAGAATACCGGAAGCGCCGCGATTACGTGTACGACCGGCTGATCGATATGGAATTTGAACTGGATAAGCCGGAAGGCGCGTTTTATTTATTTCCTTCGATCGAGCGGTTTGGATTGTCATCCATGGAATTCACGATGAAGCTGCTGGAAGAGCAGCGTGTTGCTGTTGTTCCAGGCGATGCTTTCTCCATTTATGGTGAAGGGTATATCCGTATTTCCTACGCGTACGGTATGGGAGTTCTGGAGCAGGCGATGGAACGGCTGGAAGCATTCGTTAAGAAACAAGGTTGA
- a CDS encoding siderophore ABC transporter substrate-binding protein, with translation MSKKLSVIFFSIMMVLFVAACGTTGSNEGSSAAQAPATNEDLIIKHQLGETKVKKSPEKVVVFDFGTLDSLDKLGVNVTGVPQANIPPYLSKYKDAKYMNVGSLTEPDFEKINAIGPDLIIISGRQSAAYEELTKIGPTIFMGIDNAKYMESFKKNVTTLGTIFDKASAAQEELAKVEDAIKKVNEKAAASGNNALIILANGGKVSAYGPGSRFGILHDVLGFTPVDQNIEVSTHGQSISMEFIVEKDPDYLFVVDRDAAVGSGSSAKQVVENELVKKTKAFKNGHIVYLDPNYWYLSGGGLISVAEMVKEVEAGLK, from the coding sequence ATGAGTAAAAAGTTATCCGTTATTTTCTTCAGCATCATGATGGTTTTATTTGTCGCAGCGTGCGGCACGACCGGTTCGAATGAAGGCTCCAGCGCAGCCCAAGCGCCTGCTACAAACGAAGATCTGATTATTAAGCATCAATTGGGTGAAACCAAAGTAAAGAAAAGTCCTGAAAAAGTGGTTGTTTTCGATTTTGGTACATTAGATTCGTTAGATAAGCTGGGGGTCAACGTGACCGGCGTGCCGCAAGCGAACATTCCTCCGTATCTTTCAAAGTACAAAGATGCAAAGTATATGAATGTAGGCAGCTTAACGGAGCCTGATTTTGAAAAAATCAATGCGATTGGACCGGATCTTATTATTATTTCTGGTAGACAGTCTGCTGCATACGAGGAATTAACGAAGATTGGCCCTACGATTTTTATGGGGATTGATAACGCAAAATATATGGAGTCCTTTAAGAAAAATGTAACGACACTCGGAACGATATTCGATAAAGCATCCGCTGCGCAAGAAGAGCTGGCCAAAGTGGAGGATGCGATCAAAAAAGTCAATGAAAAGGCAGCTGCCAGCGGTAACAATGCTTTAATCATTTTGGCTAACGGCGGAAAAGTCAGTGCTTACGGACCGGGGTCCCGATTTGGAATTCTACACGATGTGCTTGGCTTTACTCCTGTAGATCAAAATATTGAGGTTTCGACTCACGGTCAGAGTATCTCCATGGAATTTATCGTTGAAAAAGATCCGGACTATCTATTTGTCGTCGATCGGGACGCTGCCGTGGGGAGCGGATCTTCCGCAAAGCAGGTGGTGGAAAACGAGCTGGTGAAGAAAACGAAAGCCTTTAAAAATGGTCACATCGTATATCTGGATCCCAACTACTGGTATCTTTCAGGCGGAGGACTGATTTCCGTTGCAGAGATGGTGAAAGAAGTGGAGGCAGGATTGAAATAA
- a CDS encoding iron chelate uptake ABC transporter family permease subunit, producing MAYRSKLGFLAIFAILLTVLFLFIDIGSNWDYVLPRRIKKILAIILTGAAIAFSTVVFQTITNNRILTPSMIGLDSLYILIQTFVVFMFGASTLTMMDKNVHFLLSVGVMILFAGVLYKILFKKEGSQHIYFLLLIGFIFGTLFSNLSSFMEMLIDPNEFLIVQDRMFASFNNVNTDLLLISFLTVFATAIYFMKYAKFLDVLSLGREHAVNLGIPYERVVKRLLIIVAVLISISTALVGPITFLGLLVVNVVHQFLRTYRHTHLISGSILISVIALVGGQLIVERVFTFSTTLSVIINFIGGVYFIYLLLKEKKSW from the coding sequence ATGGCTTATAGAAGCAAGCTCGGATTTCTAGCAATTTTTGCGATTCTGCTTACGGTACTCTTTTTATTTATCGATATAGGCTCCAATTGGGATTATGTTCTTCCCCGAAGGATAAAGAAAATCCTTGCTATTATCCTGACCGGCGCTGCCATCGCTTTTTCGACTGTGGTGTTTCAAACCATCACGAATAACCGGATATTAACACCCTCGATGATCGGTTTGGATTCACTGTATATCTTAATCCAGACTTTTGTAGTCTTTATGTTCGGGGCATCGACCCTCACGATGATGGATAAAAACGTTCATTTCCTGCTATCGGTTGGAGTCATGATTCTATTTGCAGGTGTATTGTATAAAATCCTATTTAAAAAGGAAGGCAGCCAGCACATCTATTTTTTGCTGTTGATCGGATTCATATTCGGGACGCTGTTCTCCAATCTTTCGTCTTTCATGGAAATGCTTATTGATCCGAATGAGTTTCTGATTGTACAGGACAGGATGTTTGCCAGCTTTAATAATGTCAACACGGATCTTCTGTTGATCTCGTTCTTGACGGTATTCGCGACAGCAATTTATTTTATGAAATATGCCAAGTTTCTGGATGTGCTGTCACTAGGAAGAGAGCATGCTGTGAATCTGGGGATTCCATACGAACGAGTTGTAAAAAGGCTGCTCATCATAGTCGCCGTGCTGATATCCATATCGACTGCTCTGGTCGGGCCGATCACCTTCCTAGGCTTGCTTGTCGTGAATGTGGTTCATCAGTTTTTACGAACGTACAGGCATACCCATTTAATTTCAGGCTCGATTCTCATCAGCGTGATCGCTTTGGTCGGAGGACAATTGATTGTCGAGAGGGTGTTCACCTTCTCTACGACTCTAAGTGTAATTATCAATTTCATAGGCGGCGTTTACTTTATTTATCTTCTATTGAAGGAGAAAAAATCGTGGTAG
- a CDS encoding RluA family pseudouridine synthase has protein sequence MSIEEEREASDNRFEWITETEEAGERIDKFLTEMLEEEVSRTQVQQWVKDGHVTVNGRSVKPNYKLSDGDNLVLVIPEPEELELAPEAIPIEVVYEDSDVIVVNKPRGMVVHPAPGHSGGTLVNALLHHCKDLSGINGVMRPGIVHRIDKDTSGLLMAAKNDLAHNGLAEQLKAHTVNRKYFALVHGNVPHDNGTVDAPIGRDPKDRKLYTVTERNSKHAITHFVVLERLEDYTLLELKLETGRTHQIRVHMKFIGHPLVGDPAYGPSKSKGVLMEGQALHAAVLGFEHPRTGESLQFEAPMPEDMLRLLEVLKTR, from the coding sequence ATGAGCATAGAGGAAGAGCGTGAAGCTTCAGACAACCGGTTTGAATGGATTACCGAGACGGAAGAAGCGGGAGAGAGAATAGATAAGTTCCTGACGGAAATGCTGGAGGAAGAGGTATCCCGTACGCAGGTGCAGCAGTGGGTTAAAGACGGACATGTAACCGTAAACGGGCGAAGTGTTAAGCCCAATTACAAATTGTCAGATGGGGACAACCTTGTGCTGGTGATACCGGAGCCTGAGGAGCTGGAGCTTGCCCCTGAGGCTATCCCGATCGAAGTCGTCTACGAAGATTCGGATGTAATTGTGGTCAACAAGCCGCGCGGGATGGTTGTGCATCCGGCTCCGGGACATTCGGGTGGGACGCTGGTAAATGCGCTTCTGCATCATTGTAAGGACTTATCGGGGATTAACGGAGTAATGCGTCCGGGGATCGTTCATCGAATCGATAAAGATACATCCGGCCTTCTGATGGCGGCCAAGAATGATTTGGCGCACAACGGTCTTGCCGAGCAGTTGAAAGCTCATACAGTGAATCGTAAATACTTTGCTCTCGTTCATGGTAACGTTCCTCACGATAACGGTACGGTTGATGCTCCGATCGGCCGTGATCCGAAGGACAGAAAGCTGTACACGGTTACAGAGCGAAACAGCAAGCATGCGATCACTCACTTTGTAGTCTTAGAACGCTTAGAGGATTACACGCTGCTTGAGCTGAAGCTGGAAACGGGGAGAACACACCAAATTCGGGTGCATATGAAGTTTATCGGTCACCCGCTGGTGGGCGATCCGGCCTACGGGCCTTCGAAAAGCAAGGGAGTCCTTATGGAGGGACAAGCGCTTCATGCCGCTGTGCTAGGTTTCGAGCATCCGCGGACAGGCGAATCGCTGCAGTTCGAAGCTCCGATGCCGGAGGATATGCTGAGATTACTGGAAGTTTTAAAAACAAGGTAG
- the dapD gene encoding 2,3,4,5-tetrahydropyridine-2,6-dicarboxylate N-acetyltransferase, translating into MSIEMNTEEVINLIKTSTKKTPVKVYVKGDLESISFGEGIQTFITGNSGVIFGDWSQVQSVLDANSSKIEDFVIENDRRNSAVPLLDMKGINARIEPGAVIRDMVGIGDNAIIMMGAVINIGASIGAGTMIDMGCVIGGRVKVGSMCHIGAGSVLAGVIEPPSAQPVVIEDDVLVGANAVILEGVRVGKGSVVAAGAVVVEDVPEYSVVAGTPARVIKKVDDKTKSKTEILKDLRNL; encoded by the coding sequence ATGTCGATCGAAATGAATACAGAAGAAGTCATTAATCTCATTAAAACGAGCACCAAGAAAACCCCGGTTAAAGTTTACGTGAAAGGCGACCTCGAGTCGATTTCCTTCGGCGAAGGCATTCAAACATTTATCACCGGCAATTCCGGCGTAATCTTCGGAGACTGGTCCCAGGTCCAAAGCGTGCTTGACGCGAATTCCTCCAAAATCGAGGATTTTGTGATTGAAAATGACCGCCGCAACTCGGCTGTGCCGCTGCTTGACATGAAGGGCATCAATGCCCGCATCGAGCCGGGCGCGGTTATCCGCGACATGGTTGGCATTGGCGACAACGCCATCATCATGATGGGCGCAGTCATCAACATCGGCGCTTCCATCGGCGCAGGCACGATGATCGACATGGGCTGCGTCATCGGCGGCCGCGTTAAAGTCGGCAGCATGTGCCACATCGGCGCAGGCTCCGTGCTCGCAGGCGTAATCGAGCCTCCTTCAGCCCAACCGGTTGTGATCGAGGACGACGTACTGGTTGGTGCCAACGCAGTCATTCTCGAAGGTGTGCGCGTAGGTAAAGGCTCCGTTGTTGCCGCAGGCGCCGTCGTTGTAGAAGATGTGCCGGAATACAGCGTTGTTGCCGGTACGCCTGCTCGCGTTATCAAGAAAGTGGACGACAAGACGAAGTCCAAAACGGAAATTTTGAAGGATTTGCGCAATCTGTAA
- a CDS encoding N-acetyldiaminopimelate deacetylase — MSVTATPSRFVEIRRDLHQMPEAGFQEFKTQQYLLDYISTLPQEHIEIRTWRTGVLVNVRGTQPRRRLGYRADMDGLPIQEDTGYDFRSKHPGYMHACGHDLHMSIGLGILTHFASHPIQDNLTFIFQPAEEGPGGAKPMLETEELQEWMPDEIFALHIAPEYPVGTIATKPGILFANTSELFIDLTGKGGHAAFPHNANDMVIAACQLVGQLQSVISRNVNPLDSAVITIGKIDGGTKQNIIAEKARLEGTIRTLSAETMTLVKSRIEALVQGLETAFACKAEIDYGSNYRQVYNEAKVTGEFMEWVRETQQPHHIELIECTEAMTGEDFGYFLESVPGFMFWLGVGTPYGLHHAKIEPDERAIDLAIGLMSRYLTWKSSH, encoded by the coding sequence GTGAGCGTCACTGCTACTCCCAGCCGTTTCGTGGAAATTCGCCGCGACCTGCATCAAATGCCCGAAGCGGGCTTTCAAGAATTCAAAACGCAGCAGTATTTGCTTGACTATATCTCCACCCTACCGCAGGAGCATATTGAAATCCGAACTTGGCGCACGGGCGTCCTGGTCAATGTCCGGGGTACACAGCCGCGGCGCAGACTGGGCTATCGGGCGGATATGGACGGCCTCCCGATCCAGGAAGACACCGGTTACGATTTCCGTTCCAAGCATCCCGGCTACATGCACGCCTGCGGTCACGATCTGCACATGTCGATTGGCCTCGGCATCCTTACGCACTTTGCCAGCCATCCCATCCAAGACAACCTGACATTTATTTTCCAACCGGCTGAGGAGGGCCCCGGCGGCGCCAAGCCGATGCTCGAAACCGAAGAGCTTCAGGAGTGGATGCCGGATGAAATCTTCGCACTGCACATCGCGCCGGAATATCCGGTAGGAACGATTGCAACGAAACCCGGAATTTTGTTCGCCAACACCTCCGAGTTATTCATCGATCTGACCGGCAAAGGAGGCCATGCGGCATTCCCTCACAACGCCAACGACATGGTAATTGCCGCCTGCCAGCTGGTAGGCCAGCTGCAGAGCGTCATTTCGCGCAACGTGAATCCGCTGGATTCGGCCGTGATCACCATAGGCAAAATCGATGGCGGCACAAAGCAAAACATTATCGCGGAAAAGGCTCGGCTGGAAGGCACCATCCGCACGCTTTCTGCGGAGACGATGACCCTCGTCAAGTCCCGCATCGAAGCATTGGTCCAGGGTCTGGAAACCGCGTTTGCGTGCAAGGCTGAAATTGATTATGGCTCCAACTACCGGCAAGTATATAACGAGGCAAAGGTAACCGGAGAGTTCATGGAGTGGGTACGCGAAACACAGCAGCCCCATCACATAGAGCTGATCGAATGCACGGAAGCGATGACCGGCGAAGATTTCGGTTACTTTCTGGAATCCGTCCCAGGCTTCATGTTCTGGCTTGGCGTCGGCACGCCGTACGGCCTGCATCATGCCAAGATTGAGCCTGATGAACGGGCCATCGATCTGGCCATCGGCCTCATGAGCCGATACCTGACTTGGAAATCAAGCCATTAA
- a CDS encoding TraR/DksA C4-type zinc finger protein yields the protein MTIGPLPSHSLTVQQLKQLTDTLREEKRWLEEHLKDGDHFGLGDSMRVQTGELSTNDNHPADLGTEMFERGKDIALNENAERHLADANEALQRIEDGTYGVCRNCGTPIPFERLQAVPTAAYCVEHVPDPHSSDRRPVEEQLLAPPFGRTSLDELPEQNQFDGEDAWQIVESWGTSNSPAMAENPNESDSYNEMEIEADETVGYVEPFESFLATDIYGQHVTVVRNKAYKDYMRSGEGYGLLEPELNIEDEHMS from the coding sequence ATGACGATCGGACCATTACCATCCCATTCGCTTACAGTGCAGCAGCTTAAACAACTGACTGACACGCTGCGCGAAGAAAAACGTTGGCTCGAAGAGCATTTAAAAGATGGCGATCATTTCGGTTTAGGCGACTCGATGCGTGTTCAAACCGGTGAGCTGTCCACCAATGACAATCATCCCGCTGATTTGGGTACCGAGATGTTCGAGCGCGGCAAAGATATTGCGCTGAACGAGAACGCCGAACGCCATCTAGCTGATGCCAATGAGGCGCTCCAGCGTATCGAGGACGGAACTTACGGCGTGTGCCGAAACTGCGGCACGCCTATTCCCTTCGAACGTCTCCAGGCGGTCCCTACTGCGGCTTACTGCGTTGAACACGTACCCGACCCGCACTCTTCCGACCGGCGTCCCGTAGAGGAGCAGTTGCTGGCTCCTCCATTCGGGCGAACCAGCCTTGACGAACTTCCCGAGCAAAATCAATTCGACGGTGAAGATGCCTGGCAAATTGTAGAAAGCTGGGGCACATCTAACTCCCCTGCGATGGCAGAAAATCCTAATGAATCGGACAGCTATAACGAAATGGAAATTGAAGCGGATGAAACCGTCGGTTACGTAGAACCTTTCGAAAGCTTTTTGGCCACGGACATCTACGGTCAGCATGTGACTGTAGTCCGGAATAAAGCTTACAAGGACTATATGCGCAGCGGCGAAGGATACGGTCTGCTCGAACCCGAACTAAATATAGAAGACGAACATATGTCTTAG
- a CDS encoding ABC transporter ATP-binding protein, with protein MVEIRGVSKQYGNKHVVDDVCINLSKGKITSLIGPNGAGKSTVLSMVSRLIPKDRGEIFIDGQEISRWKSNELAKKISILKQSNHINVRLTIRELVCFGRFPYSQGKLTKEDLKHVDEAISYMELEDIEHKYLDQLSGGQKQRAFIAMVIAQNTNYILLDEPLNNLDMKHSVQIMKVLRRMVDELGKTIVIVIHDINFASCYSDYIVALKDGKVVREGTTDEIINPSVLKDVYDMDIHIEDIQQNKICVYFS; from the coding sequence GTGGTAGAAATAAGGGGAGTATCTAAACAATACGGCAATAAACATGTGGTCGACGATGTTTGTATCAACCTATCGAAAGGGAAGATCACCTCTTTAATCGGACCTAATGGAGCAGGGAAAAGTACGGTCTTGTCTATGGTCAGTCGTCTGATTCCAAAGGATCGCGGTGAAATTTTCATTGACGGACAGGAAATCAGCCGTTGGAAAAGCAATGAGCTTGCCAAGAAAATATCGATATTAAAACAATCCAACCATATCAATGTCCGCTTAACGATCAGGGAATTAGTTTGCTTCGGTAGGTTTCCTTATAGCCAAGGAAAGCTTACTAAGGAAGATTTGAAGCATGTCGATGAGGCTATCAGCTATATGGAGCTGGAAGATATCGAGCACAAGTACCTCGATCAATTAAGCGGCGGGCAAAAACAAAGGGCATTTATTGCGATGGTGATTGCCCAAAATACAAATTATATCCTTTTGGACGAGCCGCTGAATAATTTGGATATGAAGCATTCCGTTCAAATTATGAAAGTGTTAAGACGAATGGTTGATGAACTGGGTAAAACGATTGTTATTGTAATTCACGACATCAATTTTGCCTCTTGTTACTCTGATTATATCGTAGCCCTGAAAGACGGGAAGGTTGTAAGAGAAGGGACCACCGACGAAATTATTAATCCATCCGTTTTAAAAGATGTCTATGACATGGATATTCACATTGAGGACATCCAACAAAATAAAATATGTGTTTATTTCTCATAA
- a CDS encoding ABC transporter permease, whose product MKKRHLLMALVILSITSVFIGVKNVTPLNLFHLTEDQAQILIDSRLPRLVSILIAGASMSIIGLIMQQLTQNKFVSPTTAGTMDAARLGILVSLLIFTSATPLQKMLVAFVFALLGTFIFMKILDKVKMKDTIFIPLVGLMFGNILSSITTFFAYKHDLIQSISTWLHGDFSMIMTGRYELLYISVPLVVIAYLFANRFTIAGMGEEFSVNLGLNYKQVVYIGLTIVALVSSVVILTVGTLPFLGLIIPNIVTIYQGDHLKKNLSHTALLGAVFVLFCDILGRVIIYPYEISIGLTVGVLGSGIFLYLLMRRKAHGL is encoded by the coding sequence ATGAAAAAAAGACATTTACTTATGGCTCTCGTGATTTTATCCATTACTTCTGTTTTTATCGGAGTCAAGAACGTAACTCCTTTGAATCTGTTCCATTTAACTGAGGATCAAGCTCAAATTTTGATAGATAGCCGGCTTCCCCGCTTAGTCAGCATCCTTATCGCCGGAGCCAGCATGAGTATCATTGGACTGATTATGCAGCAGCTAACTCAAAATAAATTCGTATCGCCAACAACGGCTGGCACAATGGATGCCGCCAGACTGGGCATCCTGGTTTCTCTGCTGATATTTACTTCAGCCACTCCTTTGCAAAAGATGCTCGTTGCTTTTGTATTTGCACTGCTGGGAACCTTTATATTTATGAAGATTCTAGACAAAGTGAAGATGAAGGATACGATATTCATACCCCTTGTAGGACTCATGTTTGGAAATATTCTTAGTTCGATTACTACATTTTTTGCTTATAAACACGATCTCATCCAAAGTATTTCCACATGGCTTCACGGGGATTTTTCGATGATCATGACCGGGCGCTATGAGCTTTTGTACATCAGTGTTCCGCTAGTCGTTATCGCATATCTGTTTGCCAACCGGTTTACGATTGCAGGAATGGGTGAGGAGTTTTCCGTTAACTTGGGATTGAATTATAAACAAGTGGTTTACATAGGTCTAACCATTGTAGCGTTAGTATCCTCTGTAGTCATACTTACAGTTGGAACATTACCTTTTCTGGGACTGATTATCCCTAATATCGTCACCATTTATCAGGGAGATCATTTGAAAAAAAACCTTTCTCATACCGCATTATTAGGTGCCGTTTTTGTATTATTTTGCGACATTCTCGGCAGGGTCATTATTTATCCGTATGAAATTTCAATAGGCCTTACAGTCGGCGTGTTAGGAAGCGGTATTTTTCTTTATTTACTCATGAGGAGAAAGGCACATGGCTTATAG